TTTCATACCAACCGCTTCCTTTTAGGCGGAACCCGGCTGCAGATACTTTTTTCTGCAAGGCTTCATGATGGCATTTCGGGCATTCAGTCAAAGGCGGGTCACTGATTTTTTGTAGTGCTTCCAGTTCATGTCCACAAGACTGACATTGATATTCGTAGATTGGCATGCCTCACCTCTTCGTAAATCACCAGTAATTCAAACAGTTATAGAATACACCCAATAAATAGGGACGATAACGCGGCTTTTCAAGTTCCCAGTAATGCTGCATCATGATGCCTATTAGGGCACCCATAAAAATTAGAGATGCCCTTGCCGGATAGGGAAACCCGGCCATTTTCAATCACCTAAGTGATTGAAGCCGAAGCAAACCTTAAAACTGCGTTTTTCGGTTTGCTTGGAGAAAAATCGCCTGGATGGCAATTTTTCGAGATCCCCTATATCCAAGCCAAGGGAGCAGTTTTTTCATGGATTTTCTAATTATACGCCGACCAGACGATTGGCACCTGCATCTTCGCGATGGGGCAATAATGAAACACGTCGTCAAATACAGCGCCGAGCAATTTGGCCGGGCTTTGATTATGCCCAACCTGCGCCCTCCTATTACCCGCGTAGCCCAAGCGCTTGAATACCGAGACAGGATCATCCAGGCATTACCAGAAAATAGCAGTTTTCAGCCTTTTATGTCTTTATATCTGACCGACTCCACGCCAACCACTGAAGTCATTGCGGCTGCGGAAAATCCTTTTATTTTGGGTTTTAAACTCTACCCTTCTGGGGCAACGACCAATTCCGAGGATGGCGTCACCAACATCGAAAAAATCTATCCTGTGTTAGAAACCATGGAACGTCATGATTTGGTCTTGCAAGTCCATGGCGAAGCCACCGATCCTGAGGTGGATATTTTTGACCGGGAAAGGGTTTTTATCGAACGGGAGCTGATACCTTTAATCGAACGCTTCCCGGCTCTGAGAATCGTTCTTGAGCACGTTACCACCCGGGAAGGAGTGGATTTTGTCCGCGCCTGCCCTGACAACATCGCCGCCACCATCACCGCCCATCATTTGCTCTACAACCGTAACCACTTATTGGCGGGTGGTGTCCGCCCCCATTATTATTGCCTGCCAGTATTAAAGCGGGAAACTCACCGGCAGGCCCTATTGCTGGCAGCTACTTCCGGCAACCCGAAATTTTTTCTTGGCACCGATAGTGCTCCCCACCCCAGAGGCATCAAAGAATCCGCCTGCGGCTGCGCAGGTTGTTTTACCGCCCCAGCCGCTTTGGCGATGTATGCCCAGGCATTCGACTCCCAAGACGCGTTACCCATGCTGGAAGATTTCGCCAGCAACTTTGGCGCCGATTTTTATCGCCTGCCAAAAAACCAAGCATTGATTACCCTACAACGGCATCCTTGGAAACTACCGGATGTGTTGCTGTTCAATGATTCAGAAATCGTTCCGCTCAAAGCCGGAGAGACTATTCCTTGGAAATTTTGAGGGTTATAAATCTGCTTCCTCGCCGTCTTCAAGAAGCTCCTTCTCGAATTCTTCAAAGTCGTCCTCAATCGGAGGCTCTCCGTCGTAGATCAGATATTCGCGGCGCTGAAGATAGGCGTTGCGAATAAACTCATAGCGATCCAATGCCGCCTCATCCAGAATTTCAGAAGCGCTCAACAAATCCGCCCGCATGTCGATAGTTTTAACACCATACAAGGCTATTCTGGCCGGGAAAACAGTGTAGGAAATCGGATTCATAAACCCATCGGCAACACTCCCCACAGCATCCCTGGGGGTACTGGGGCCCATAAAAGGCAACACCAGATAAAATCCTTCGGGCACACCCCACACCGCCAGAGTCTGACCAAAGTCCTCATGATGCTTTTCCAGACCAATCTTGCTGGCGACATCTACAAGACCCCCAACACCCACGGTAGTATTCACAAGAAAACGGGCGGCATCTTGGCCACTGTGCTTCAACTTAAACTGCAACAAATCATTAACCGTGACGGCAATATCTCCCATATTGCTAAAGAAATTAGTTATCCCCTGGTCAACAAAGGCGGGCGTCATCCATTGGTATCCTTTGGCGACCGGCTTCATCACATAATCATCCATGGTGTCATTGAATTTTTGCATCCCCCGGTTGAAGGGCTCCAATGGGTCCCGCGGATCTCCATTAGAAGCACAACCGGTCAATACAAACAGCACCATTATCATCACGGGGGAAAGTAAGCTTTTCGTTGTCATCGCTTTATTCTGCATGTTGTTCTTAACTGTAAATCATGTTTCCGAGATAATTCCTTCGGTTTGCCAAAAAAATACAAATTAGCGAGCACTTTATGTCTTGCTGCTAGTCAAATTTAGATTCTAAAACCTATCTTCGCTAAACATAACATAACCCTCTATCGGCTTCGAGCCCCATTTAAGCTATACTGATTCCTTTTTTCAATTTGTTACCTTCAATGAGCGCTGGAAAACCAAGACTGGCTCAAAGATTCAGAGGATACCTTCCAGTTATCGTCGATATTGAATCGGCGGGATTCGACCCGAAAAAACATGCGCTTTTGGAAATTGCCGCAGTCATCCCTGCAATCGATGAGGCAGGGCAATTTTATATTGAGGAAGTTCATTCGGCCCACGTCAATCCTTTTCCCGGCGCGGAACTGGATCCATCAGCCCTGGAGTTCAATGGCATCGATCCGCATCATCCACTCCGCATTGCCATGGAAGAAAAGGAAGCCCTGCAAAAAATTTTCCAGCCCGTTAGGGCCGCGGTAAAAAAACAAGGTTGCACCCGCGCCATCCTCGTGGGACATAATCCGGCGTTTGATTTGGGATTTTTGAACGCCGCTGTGGAACGCACTGGCATAAAACGTAACCCCTTTCACCCATTCAGCTCTTTCGACACTGCCACGCTGGCTGGGCTTGTCTATGGTCAAACCGTGCTCGCCAAGGCTATCAAAGCAGCAGGCATCGAGTGGGACAATCAGCAAGCCCACTCTGCCCGCTACGACGCGGAAAAAACCGCGGAACTGTTTTGCATTATCGTCAATCGTTGGGAAGCCCTGAATCGGACTTCAACCTCATAGGTTAAAGCCTATTCTTCCTCGGTAGCCGTGGCTTGTTCCAGCATTTTCTGCAACTCGCCGCTTTGATAAAGCTGCATCACAATGTCGCAACCGCCAACCAACTCGCCCTTAATATACAGTTGAGGGTAAGTGGGCCAATTGGAATATTCCTTGAGCGCTTCGCGCAATTCGGGATCTTCCAAAATATTGACGTAGGCGTATCTAGCGCCGCAAGCATTGAGGATCTCCACCACACGGCCGGAAAATCCACATTGAGGGAAATCCGGGGTACCTTTCATATATAAAAGTATAGGGTTTTCCTTCAACTGCTGTTTAATTCTTTCCTGCACATTCATATCTGTATTTCCTTAGGATTAGTAATAACAAAAACCCAGTGATTTTATCAGCTTTTAACCCGAGATCAATTCATTGCTTTGATCAGCGTTTTCAATTGTTCCAGGATAGCCTGGCCACGCTCGCTTTCCGCTTTTAATTCGATTCGGCGTCCTTGATCCTGACATTCAATTCGGATAATCAAATCCGCGGGCGGCAAAAATCCGCGTCCTTTCTCCGGCCATTCCACAAAACACACGCTTTCTTTTTGCAGATAATCCCGAAACCCTATCCACTCTAATTCTTCCGGATCTTGCAGCCGGTAAAGATCAAAATGGGCCACTTTCATTGAGGGTGTCACATAAGTTTCCACCAAAGTATAGGTGGGGCTTTTAATCCTGCCGGAAACGCCGGCTTCCTGCAGAAAACCGCGTACCAAAGTGGTTTTGCCTGTGCCCAGTTGCCCTTCCAGATAGATCACCACCTCCGGCACCATAGCACGATATAAACGGGCACCAAAAGCTTCCGTGGCCTCGGCATCGGCTAAAAACAGCACCATCGTAGTCTGCGCTTAAGCCTTTTCCACATTGACCAGATGCCGCAGCCAAGGCAGCAAGTCGCTCGCCAACATGCCTCTTTCCCCCGCTTCCGCGGCTTTATCACCTGCGGTTCCATGCAGGCTCACCCCCATCCGCGCAGCATCAGACAAACTCAAACCTTGGGCAATCAGGCCCGCAATGATGCCAGTTAAGATATCGCCCATCCCCCCCGAAGCCATGCCAGGGTTTCCCGCCGTACAAATAGTGCAAGGTTGGTTCTTCTCTCCAATAAGGGTTCCAGTCCCCTTCAAGACACAAACGCCGTGAAATTTTTCTAGTAACGCCTGCAACGCGGCAAAGCGATCCGCCTGAATTTCAGAACTTGTACATCCCAGCAACCGCGCCGCTTCCCCGGGATGGGGCGTTATAATCCAGTTTTCCCGGAATTTAGGACTTTGGGCCAATAAATTCAGGGCATCTGCATCCATGACCATGGGCAAGCCGCTATCACAAATGGGTTGCAACATACTCCGGGCCCAACCAGATTGTCCCAGTCCAGGACCAATCGCCACCACTGTGGCACGCCCCAAAAGCGCTTGCAGTTCAGTGGTGGTTTCCACGCCGTGACACATCAGTTCCGGCCGGGTTGCATTCAGATGCGCCGCATGCGCCCCCCGCGAAGCAATGCTGACCAACCCGGCGCCAACCCGGGCCGCAGCCTCGGCTGCCATTCTCACGGCCCCGGTAAACCCTGTATCTCCGCCAATGATTAACACATGGCCGAAATGCCCTTTATGGGCAGTTTTTGGGCGGGGAGGCAGTAGATTTATATATCGGCTTTGCAAATAAGCAGCAGGGACCTGGTATTTCAGCACCTCTTCCGGCACCGCCAAATCGGAATAGTAAATCCGTCCGCAAACTTCTGGTCCATCGCCGGTAAATAGCCCTTGTTTCAATCCGATAAAAGTAACCGTTGCATCCGCCTTGACCGCTTTCCCCATTGCCACGCCGCTATTGGCATGCAAACCAGAAGGGATATCAACCGCCACAACCCCGCCATTAAAGCCATTGATCATTGCGATGGTTTGGGCATAGACACCTGACACCTCCCGGTCCAACCCGGTCCCCAGCAAGGCATCCACAACTATATCAAAATCCTCCAATCTTGAAGGCACCCCCTCTGACACCCGCCCACCGGCCTGACGGTAGGCTTCGCAGGCTACAAGGGCATCCCCTTTTAAGCCCTCCGGGGAGCTTAAGGAAAACACCTGGACTTGGAATTTTGCATCCAGGGCAAGTCGGGCGACAACATAACCATCTCCCCCATTGTTTCCACTGCCGCAGAGAACCGCAATCTTCCTGGCGTCGGGCCACCTATCCTGAATCACCTGAAAAACTGCCCACCCTGCCCGTTGCATTAACACATAACCTGGGATACCAAGGTCTTCGATGGCATAACGATCCATCGCTCGTACTTGTTCGGCCAAAAATAGCGTCCGGGGTAATTCAGTCGTCACTATGGAATGAAACATGAAGCCATTCTCCTTTGCCATAAGATGAGAAACGTTAATGCGGTTATTACACCAGCGGTTACCTTTGCGTATTTTAACGATCAGGATTTAGGAAGCGGCATATTTCCTGAATGATCTCGCGCCCCTTAAGCACCTCTGATCCATTCGTCCATGAATTGCCAAAGGTCGAAAAACCAAAAGCGTAATTTTTGTTTTTCTCACAAGATCAATCGCTTATCGCAACTGATTTTGGCGGCACATCCTTGTGCCGCAGCAAGCTCGGAATAAATCAGAACTTACCTCATTATGAAACCTTAAAAGTTGCCATACAAATTTCATGGGGCTTGAGAGGCTAAGAGCCTTTTCTTCTCCCTTCCCCGATCATCCAGGCCGATTACGGAAAAATTTATTTTGAAATATTCACCCCAACGACGCTAATATTCATTATCGATTCACTTTTTAAGTTGGATTAATTAATTTCCAATTATGGCACTTGATGCCAGTGGAGAGAAAAGACCACCTCATCAGTTTGTTAGGGTTTTCTCCTTTTTTGGTTATGGTACGATTCTGCTAGAAACCATCCCTGAACTTTAAGGTCCCACAAGGACATTTTATCTTGACCATATCATGTGGAGGGCGCCATGACTGAAGCCGATCCCATTGTAGGTAATTGGTATCTGGATCGTGATACCAACCAAAAGTTTGAAGTCGTCGTCATTGATGAAGATGCGGGTACCATCGAAATTCAATATTTCGACGGCAACGTGGATGAAATTGACGCAGACGTATGGCCAGAAATGAATCTCGAACCCATTGAAGAACCCGAAGACTGGACCGGTCCTATCGATGATATGGAAGCCGACGACATCCAATTTTCCGAGATGGGTCTGGAAGAGGGCGAAGAGGAATGGAGTGACGATAGTTTCCCGACCGAGGGGGATGAAGACGCCTTTCACGAAGAAAGATAAGTAAAACAACCTTATAGAGAGTCCTATGCCTTCATTTGACATCGTTTCCGAAGTAGATTTGCACGAAGCCGCCAACGCGGTGGATCAAGCCAACCGCGAGGTGAGCACCCGCTTTGATTTCAAGGGTTCAGGCGCGCGCTTCGAGCTGGAAGGAGAGCAAATCACCCTGCATGCTCAAAATGACTTTCAGCTCAAACAAATGCTCGACATTCTGCAAATGAAACTGAGCAAACGGGGCGTCGATATCGCCTGCCTGGATATCGGCGAACCTCAAATCAGCGGTCAAGCCGCCCACCAAACGGTGATTTTACGCCAGGGCATCGACAAGGAACTGGCAAAAAAAATCACCAAACGAATCAAGGATACCAAGTTGAAAGTGCAAGCCAGCATCCAGGGAGAAAAAGTGCGGGTGACGGGCAAAAAGCGCGATGATCTTCAGAAGGTGATTCAAACCCTGCGCGAAGCGAAACTGGATTTGCCCCTCCAGTTCATCAATTTTCGTGATTGATGGTCTCCTCCACGCGCTTTTCAGCCGTCATCAAAGACCGTATCGAAGCCAGGCTAAGGTTTCTCTACGGCGCCCAACAAGCACCTCGGCTGACCCTGCAACTATTGGAGAAGCTGCAAGACTTCCGCCCCCAAACACCCCGCTCAAATGATAAACGCTGGAACCAACAGGACAATGTTCTCATCACTTATGGCGATAGCCTGCGTCAATCAGGTGAAAAACCTCTGCAAACCCTGCACCGCTTTTTGAAGGAATATTTGAGCGGCGTCATCGATAGCGTTCACATTCTTCCCTATTTTCCCTATAGCTCTGATGACGGCTTCGCTGTGATTGACTACACCCGGGTCAACCCGCGGTTGGGCACATGGGAAGATATCGAGACCATTGCCCGGGATTTTAAACTGATGACCGATCTGGTCATCAATCACGTCTCCAGCCAACACCGATGGTTCCAAAACTTTCTAAAAAACCGGGACCCTGGCCGGGATTATTTTATTGAAGTGGATCCGGACACCGATTTATCCATGGTGGTGCGTCCCCGCACGCATCCCCTGTTGACCCGCTTTGAAACAATAAGGGGCCCCAAATGGGTGTGGACGACTTTCAGCGCCGATCAAATCGATGTCAACTTTCAAAACCCGAAAGTTTTATTTGAGTTTCTGGATATATTGCTACTGTATCTAAACAAGGGATCGCAGAAGATCCGCTTGGACGCCATTGCCTATCTTTGGAAAAAAATCGGCACTCCTTGTATCCACTTGCCGGAAACCCACGAAGTGGTCAAGCTTCTGCACGATGTCGTGGATCAAGTCGCCCCCGCCACGGTGCTTATTACTGAAACCAACGTCCCCCACCAGGAAAACATCAGTTATTTCGGCAACGGGGACGAGGCCCATGTGGTCTATCAATTCCCCCTGCCGCCGTTGGTGCTCCACGCCTTTTACCATGCCGACGCCCGCCGATTGACCGATTGGGCGAAACAATTGGAACCACCCCCGGCAGGCTGCACCTTTTTGAATTTCCTCGCCTGTCACGACGGCATCGGTCTCAGGCCCCTGGAAGGACTGGTTCCCCAAGCGGAAATCAACGCTTTGGCGGAAGCCATGAAAAGTTATGGCGGACTGGTTTCCATGCGCACCAACCCGGATGGCAGCCAGTCGCCCTACGAACTCAACATCACCTGGTTCAGCGCCATGCAAGGCACCTGCCACGGACCCGACGAATTCGCCGTGCAGCGATTCTTGTGCAGCCACGCCATTATGCTGGCGCTGCAAGGCATTCCCGCCGTGTATATTCTTAGCTTGTTCGCCACCCCCAACGACACTGAAGGCGTCGAGAAAACCGGCGCGCCCCGGGCCATTAACCGGCACAAATGGTCCTGCGAAGAACTGCTGCCACTGTTAAAAAACCCCAAAACGCCCCAAGCCCAAGCTCTCAAAGAGTTGACCCGGTTGCTTTCCTTGCGCCGGAGGCAACCGGCCTTTCATCCAGACAGTCCACAAACCATTCTGGATTTGGGGGCGGGAATAGTTGCGGTAAAACGGCAAAGTCAAAAAGCTTCCCAAACCATTTTGGCTTTGCATAATGTTACACCCAATCGCATAAAGCTCAGATTACCCGATGGTATCTGGTACAACCTTTTAAATAATCACCGTGCAAGCCTTACACTCACTCTTCATTCTTATCAAGTTTTTTGGCTATTGGAGCAATCGAATGGTAAGCCCTTCCCAACCTAGGAACTCCTCTAGACCTAGACGATACAAACCGATAGAAAAACAGTACAATGACTGATGACTATTGATCTCTAAGTTTATTAAGCCGAGAAGTCAAGAGATTAATAAAATACGTGATAAATCTAATTAAAAATAGAACAAAGAAATATACAATAAAAATATTCGCAAAAAAAACAGTAAATGAGAAACTTTTAATCCTATTCTCCCATATACTCATAATAGGGTACTTCCTAGGAAATGAGGGAGGATCATAATGCAATTCCTGAATTAAAAAAGGAAAAGGGCGCCCTAGCTCAACATTTTTCATTTGCTGTTGACTTTCAACAGAAACCGGTATAGCGAGACTTAACACAACCAACAATATGCTTATAAAAAAAATGACACGATAAGTATTTTTTTTCATAAGCTTCAATAAACAGGTCCCCAGGCATATTTCCCTGGGACACTGCTATTCCAGGCAGGAACCAATATTTTATTCTCCGTACCAAAACTACACCATGTAGAAGTGCAACCGCTAGGGACTCTGACGCCCAACTGCGCGTTTAACTTGAATTTATCAGAATCCACGGTTCCAAACGAGGTAGCAATAAAGGTAGAATGCCATTTACCTGCTTCAATTCGATAGGCAACCGCCGCACCTATTGTAAAAGCAATTTCTTTTTCCTCGCATTTTGTCAAACTTGCGTCGAGCCACGTATCTAAATAGCTTCTGAAGATCATCACGATTTTTGCCAGTCACCCGCACTTTTTCCACCTGGATACTGGCTTGCACCTTCAACTTGCTATTCTTGATCCGTTTGGTGATTTTTTTGGCCAGTTCCTTGTCGATGCCTTGGTGTAAGGTGACAGTCTGGCGGGCAGCTTGACCAGTGATTTGGGGTTCTCCGGTATCCACGCAGACAATATCAATGCCCCGTTTACTCAGCTTCATTGGTAAAATATCGAGCATTTGTTGGAGATGAATTCACGTTTATTAATTTTCTTTAGCGCTGTCTTTTTTGCAAGCATAATCCTTATTCTCTTGGTTAAGCAAAAAAACATCCTCCCCCCCAGAACCAACAATAATGCAATCATCAACACCCTTGCTGACGATGATATCGAAGGCTATGCCAAAGTGCTCTCCCCCAGGGCCTTTGCTTTTCCCGCCGATCACGGCCCGCACGACAATTACAAAAACGAGTGGTGGTATTTCACCGGAAATCTGAAAAACGCCAGCGGGCGCCGGTTTGGTTACGAGTTGACCTTTTTCCGCATCGCCTTGTCTCCCGACAAGCCCCAATCCCGGTCGGCATGGCGCACCAATCAAATCTACATGGCCCATTTCGCCCTAACCGACGCTGGTAGGGGCCGTTTTCATGCCTTTGAGCTTTTCAGCCGGGATGCTGTGGGTTTGGCAGGGGCGGGCAAGGAAAAACTGCATATCTGGTTGGATGATTGGTCAATTACGCCAATCGAGGGCACGGATTTTCCCTTGAGGCTCCAGGCCCAAGAAAAGCAAATCCGCCTAGATTTAAAACTATCCTCCGCTAAACCCATCGTCCTGCAAGGCAATCGTGGGTTTAGCAAAAAAAGCGACGGCCCGGGCCAAGCCTCCTATTATTATTCCTTCACCCGTCTGCCCACCACAGGCATCATCCAAATCGGCAAGCACCTCTATTCTGTGACGGGCAATAGCTGGATGGACCGGGAATGGAGCACCAGTTCCCTCTCAAAACGGCAAGCGGGATGGGACTGGTTGGCGCTGCAACTTTCCGATGGTTATGACCTGATGTATTACCGCCTGCGTCTTAAAAATGGGCAAACTGATCCCCACAGTGCCGGCACCTTGGTGGACCCCAAGGGCATTCCTGTGCGGCTCGGTCACCAGGATGTGGTAATTCAGCCCCTGGCCACTTGGAAATCCCCCAAAACGGGCATTGAATATCCTATCCAATGGCGTCTGCAAATACCCAAACGAGCATTGGACGTTTTAATCGAAGCCATTATTCCCAATCAGGAGCTGAATTTGGCCTTTAAATATTGGGAAGGTGCCGTCAATATCCATGGCAGACATCGAGGCAAACCCATCGGCGGCCAAGGATATGTGGAACTAGCTGGTTATCGTCAATGAAACCGCTTCATCACAGATTTTCGATAAACGCCCGGATTCTACCAGCCGCTTCCCGGCAGATTTCCAAGGGATGCACCCAGGCGATACGTACATAATTCCGGCCGGGATTGATACCTTCCGCCTCCCGGGATAAAAAGCTTCCCGGCAACACCGTCACATTCTGCTGCCGAAACAAACCCCGGGCAAATTCGGCATCATCCATGGGGGTGCGCAGCCAGAAATAAAATCCTGCCGGCGGCACCGTCACAGGCAACACCTCTGACAAAATTAATTTGGCGGCTTCAAACCGGGCCCGGTACTGCTGCCGGTTTTTCTCCACATGACCCTCATCCCGCCACGCCGCGATACTGGCATGCTGTGAGGGCAGCGGCATGGCGCAGCCATGATAGGTGCGGTATTTGAAATAGCGGGCCAGAATTTTACTATCGCCCGCAACAAATCCGGACCGCAACCCCGGCGCGCTGGACCGCTTGGACAAGCTATGGAATGCAACACAGCGGGAATAAGCGTCATTGCCCATGGCTTTGGCGGCTTGCAGCAACCCTGTGGGGGCTTCATCGCCGTACAGTTCGCTGTAACATTCATCGGAGGCAATCACAAAATCAAAACGATGGGCCTTTTCTATCAGAGATTGAAGTATTTTCAGGCCGATAACCTGACCGGTGGGATTGGAAGGCGTGCAAAGATACAGCAATTGACAGCGGCGCCAGACCGAATCGGGCACCGTTTCGAAATCCGGCAACCATCCGGTCTCTTCCGTGGCGTTAAGATAAAAGGGTTTGGCGCCGGCCAGCAACGCCGCTCCCTCATAAATCTGATAAAACGGATTAGGCATCAACACCAGGGGTTGATCCGCCGGGTCAATTATCGCCTGGGCAAAGGAAAACAACGCCTCACGGGTCCCATTGACCGGCAATACTGCGGTGTCGGGGTCAATCCCCCCCTCCCCTAACTGGAATCGGCGAATCAACCAATTGGCAATTGCTTCACGCAATTCCGGCAACCCCCGGGTCAAGGGGTATTTGGCCAAGCCGTGCAGATGACTGATAATAGCTTCGGCAACGAAATGGGGCGGCGGGTCTTGGGGCTCGCCGATGGACAAAGCGATATGGGGCTTGTCCACCGGCGGCTCTATCCCTTCTTTGAGCCGGGCCAGTTTTTCAAAAGGATAGGGTTGCAAACAATCAAAGCGTGGATTCATAAGATGGTGTAATTTTATAAATGAGCAAGGTACTACCGATATAAGTCTGCTTCTACAAGAAAGATGACTTGTAACTTATTGAATGTACGAAGCATAAATTTCTACTGCTACCCTTGATCGTTGTTTTCGTAATATTATAGGTGATTCAGACTAAGTGATTCCACCTTCCATAACTCTCATAGTTTACCCGTATATTCATTCCCACCAAACAGCAAATAAATAAAATTATCAATAAAACAAAGATTGAAAGCTGAAGCAATGTTTGCGCAAAGCTTAGAAGCCAGGCAAGTTATATCCGTCCCTAGAAATATAAATAGTAGATATATTACTTCCATTATCTTTTTCTGAAGCATGTACAGAAATATCAGATTTCCATCCTAATTGGAGAGAAAACCGATCAATAATTGCATCTAAAGCTATATTTGATGAGCTCTCTAGTACAATCTTGCAAAAAGAAAACTGGCAATAAATATCAGAAACATCGACACCTTCAGGAAGTATTTTAT
This sequence is a window from Methylothermaceae bacteria B42. Protein-coding genes within it:
- a CDS encoding succinyldiaminopimelate transaminase (catalyzes the formation of succinyldiaminopimelate from N-succinyl-2-amino-6-ketopimelate); protein product: MNPRFDCLQPYPFEKLARLKEGIEPPVDKPHIALSIGEPQDPPPHFVAEAIISHLHGLAKYPLTRGLPELREAIANWLIRRFQLGEGGIDPDTAVLPVNGTREALFSFAQAIIDPADQPLVLMPNPFYQIYEGAALLAGAKPFYLNATEETGWLPDFETVPDSVWRRCQLLYLCTPSNPTGQVIGLKILQSLIEKAHRFDFVIASDECYSELYGDEAPTGLLQAAKAMGNDAYSRCVAFHSLSKRSSAPGLRSGFVAGDSKILARYFKYRTYHGCAMPLPSQHASIAAWRDEGHVEKNRQQYRARFEAAKLILSEVLPVTVPPAGFYFWLRTPMDDAEFARGLFRQQNVTVLPGSFLSREAEGINPGRNYVRIAWVHPLEICREAAGRIRAFIENL